One part of the Sporosarcina ureae genome encodes these proteins:
- the addB gene encoding helicase-exonuclease AddAB subunit AddB, with protein sequence MSLRFVTGRSGTGKTTFIEKEIAQELKERPMGAPIIVIVPDQLSYSMEYSLSVKSGLTGMIRAQVLTFKRLAWRVLQEVGGITREEVDSFGYRMLVRSVLEENKESFKLFKQAASKHGFAEQISDIMKEFSKYCIDQQAFTELKTSLAEKQAPRILQDKAHDLQLLLEKIEERLGTTYMDSEGQLNALADQLAHSEWLQDASIYIDGFGDFTTQEYNIITQLMKYTKRVTVVLPMEEKVHTSEHELFHTAQQQYETLQQLAYSESVDREERVHLTESQRFSNRELAHLEEQFDHYPPKAFESEGAIQIIEASNRRAEIHAVARSIRKMMREGKRYRGMTVLNRQPDVYNELIQNIFTQYDIPVFISQKKPMLHHPLIEFARSLLEAVRTDWSYEAVFRAVKTDLFFPVNESKQVWRERADRLENFVLAKGIHGKSRWQDEERWKVSRYRGLEKIKTIQTDEELATQAEFAETRDLIREPIEQLQQKLKAAVTGRDVAEALFYTLESLNVYDKIIELQQTEQKNNHLQAAAEHEQAWTSWINVLDQFVLMFGEKELPIAEAMKILDEGFDTLEFKLIPPSLDQVTVTTVELFNSMDVEAVFVLGANEGILPLRNDHEGLLSDSDRELFSEIGITLAPTTKLQLMRESYMAYRAFTGASARLTVSYPIADEEGKALIPSLYIPRLQQIVSNIPTEIAVIEPTELSEVKDKLVYIEHPDVALSYAIRMMRQASTQEEIAPEWQAVLSYYKEDPLWSSVIESIIQPALKRQKTELLDSELTTGLYGSSFTTSVSRIESYYSCPFQHFTTYGLNLQERFEFQLEAPDIGDLFHAALKWVSDEVMRQGLSWAALTKEQCWQLGREAIDALAPKFFHRILLSSQRYAYIQRKLMQIIQRTIRALQSQARNSSFTPIAIEAGFGPNEEIAPLEINLKNGQQMHIRGRIDRIDTMKKDDQTFLRVVDYKSSARALDLTEVYYGLSLQMLTYLDVALEHAEDWLGVYANPAGVLYMYVHNPMLRLTKELNEDAIEKELMKSYKMQGYIVEDADVALAMDDQLESESLIIPARLKKDGSFYSTSKVVPPEDINILRSYVRKKHQQAGDGMLSGDTRVYPYRLKEHMPCTFCSYQSICQFDSTDPTQPTRNYTAYKSEESLEKMRKEIDPDANSR encoded by the coding sequence ATGTCATTGCGCTTCGTTACCGGACGTTCCGGAACAGGAAAAACCACCTTCATTGAAAAAGAAATCGCACAAGAACTGAAAGAACGCCCAATGGGAGCCCCCATCATCGTCATCGTGCCCGACCAACTATCCTACTCGATGGAATACAGCCTATCCGTCAAGTCAGGATTAACTGGCATGATCCGTGCACAAGTCCTCACATTCAAACGTCTCGCGTGGCGGGTGCTGCAAGAAGTAGGCGGCATCACACGTGAAGAAGTGGACAGCTTCGGTTACCGCATGCTTGTGCGTAGCGTGCTAGAAGAGAATAAAGAATCGTTTAAGCTATTTAAACAAGCCGCTTCCAAGCACGGGTTCGCTGAACAAATCAGCGACATCATGAAAGAATTCAGCAAATATTGTATCGATCAGCAAGCGTTTACGGAATTAAAAACTTCGCTAGCAGAAAAGCAAGCGCCTCGTATTTTGCAGGATAAGGCGCATGATTTACAGCTGTTGCTTGAGAAGATTGAAGAACGTCTAGGAACGACGTATATGGACAGTGAAGGGCAATTGAACGCACTAGCTGATCAGTTGGCGCATTCAGAATGGTTGCAGGATGCGTCGATCTACATAGACGGCTTCGGTGATTTCACGACACAGGAATACAATATAATTACGCAATTAATGAAGTATACGAAACGTGTGACAGTCGTATTGCCAATGGAAGAAAAAGTGCATACTAGTGAGCATGAGTTATTCCATACGGCTCAGCAACAATATGAAACACTTCAACAACTTGCATACAGTGAGTCGGTAGATCGTGAAGAACGCGTGCATTTAACGGAGTCGCAGCGCTTTTCAAATCGTGAATTGGCTCATCTAGAAGAGCAGTTTGATCACTACCCTCCTAAAGCATTTGAATCCGAAGGGGCAATTCAGATCATTGAAGCGTCCAATCGACGTGCAGAGATTCATGCGGTAGCGCGCTCGATACGTAAAATGATGCGAGAAGGTAAACGATATCGGGGCATGACGGTTTTAAATCGTCAACCAGATGTCTATAACGAATTAATTCAAAACATCTTCACGCAATATGATATACCGGTTTTCATTAGCCAGAAAAAGCCGATGCTTCATCATCCATTGATTGAATTTGCGCGATCATTGCTTGAAGCCGTGCGCACGGATTGGTCGTATGAAGCAGTGTTTCGGGCTGTGAAGACGGACCTGTTTTTCCCTGTCAATGAAAGTAAGCAAGTATGGCGAGAGCGTGCAGATCGTCTGGAGAATTTCGTGCTCGCAAAAGGAATTCATGGTAAATCCCGCTGGCAAGACGAAGAACGCTGGAAAGTGAGTCGCTATAGAGGGCTCGAGAAGATTAAAACCATTCAGACGGATGAAGAACTGGCAACGCAGGCGGAGTTTGCCGAGACGCGCGATCTGATTCGGGAGCCGATTGAACAGTTACAGCAGAAATTAAAAGCAGCTGTGACAGGAAGAGACGTAGCGGAAGCTTTGTTTTATACGCTGGAGTCACTGAATGTCTACGATAAAATAATAGAGTTACAGCAAACTGAACAGAAAAATAATCACCTACAAGCAGCCGCTGAACATGAACAAGCGTGGACGAGTTGGATTAATGTGCTCGATCAGTTCGTGTTGATGTTCGGAGAGAAAGAATTGCCGATTGCAGAAGCGATGAAAATATTGGACGAAGGATTCGATACGCTGGAATTCAAATTAATTCCGCCTTCGCTCGATCAAGTCACTGTGACGACTGTGGAGTTATTTAATTCGATGGATGTGGAAGCGGTGTTCGTACTCGGCGCGAATGAAGGAATATTGCCACTGCGAAATGATCATGAAGGATTGCTTTCGGATAGTGACCGCGAGTTGTTTAGTGAAATTGGAATTACGTTGGCACCCACGACGAAACTTCAGCTTATGCGCGAGTCGTATATGGCGTATCGTGCGTTTACTGGAGCCAGTGCACGTTTGACTGTCAGTTATCCAATTGCTGATGAAGAAGGAAAAGCGTTGATTCCGTCGCTTTATATTCCAAGATTGCAGCAAATCGTATCGAATATTCCTACAGAGATTGCCGTTATTGAGCCGACAGAGTTGTCCGAAGTAAAAGACAAGCTGGTCTATATCGAACATCCGGACGTTGCGCTGTCTTACGCAATTCGAATGATGCGCCAAGCATCGACTCAAGAAGAAATTGCGCCTGAATGGCAAGCGGTTCTCTCCTATTATAAAGAAGATCCCCTTTGGTCTTCAGTTATAGAGTCGATCATTCAACCCGCGTTGAAGCGACAGAAAACGGAGCTTCTTGATTCGGAATTGACGACTGGTTTATACGGGTCATCCTTTACGACGAGTGTCTCGAGAATTGAATCGTATTATAGCTGTCCGTTCCAACATTTCACGACGTATGGCTTGAATTTACAAGAGCGTTTTGAATTCCAGCTAGAAGCACCGGATATCGGGGATTTATTCCATGCGGCATTGAAATGGGTTTCGGATGAAGTGATGCGCCAAGGCTTATCTTGGGCGGCATTGACGAAAGAGCAGTGCTGGCAGTTAGGCCGAGAAGCGATTGATGCACTGGCGCCGAAGTTTTTCCATAGAATTTTATTATCAAGTCAGCGCTATGCATATATTCAGCGGAAATTAATGCAAATCATTCAACGGACGATTCGCGCATTGCAGTCACAGGCTCGCAATTCAAGCTTCACGCCGATTGCGATTGAAGCAGGATTTGGTCCGAATGAAGAAATTGCACCGCTTGAAATCAACCTAAAAAATGGTCAACAGATGCATATTCGCGGACGCATCGACCGGATCGACACGATGAAGAAAGACGATCAAACTTTCTTGCGCGTGGTGGATTATAAATCATCAGCCCGTGCGCTTGATTTAACGGAAGTGTATTACGGCTTATCGCTGCAAATGTTAACGTATCTCGATGTGGCGCTTGAGCACGCAGAAGACTGGTTAGGCGTCTATGCAAATCCTGCGGGTGTGCTGTATATGTACGTTCACAATCCGATGTTGCGATTGACGAAAGAGTTGAATGAAGACGCTATCGAAAAAGAATTAATGAAATCATATAAAATGCAAGGCTATATAGTGGAAGACGCAGATGTGGCGCTCGCAATGGATGACCAACTGGAAAGTGAGTCACTCATTATTCCGGCGCGTTTGAAGAAAGACGGCTCGTTTTATTCGACTTCAAAAGTCGTGCCGCCTGAAGATATCAATATTTTGCGTTCGTATGTCCGCAAGAAACATCAGCAAGCAGGGGACGGTATGTTGTCCGGCGATACACGCGTCTATCCGTACCGCTTGAAGGAACATATGCCGTGTACATTCTGTTCGTATCAATCGATTTGTCAGTTTGATAGTACGGATCCGACACAGCCTACACGGAATTACACAGCCTACAAGTCAGAAGAGTCATTAGAAAAGATGCGGAAGGAGATAGATCCAGATGCGAATTCCAGATAA
- a CDS encoding YisL family protein, whose product MGFLTDTTHMHIFTWVVGVVLFLVAASMANGTKGKKITHMILRLFYVLIIITGAALFFKHMSIDSMLYGIKFVLGILTIGFMEMVLVRGSKGKNTGLMWILFVVALLATMFVGFKLPMGFNFFA is encoded by the coding sequence ATGGGATTTTTAACTGATACAACCCATATGCATATTTTTACATGGGTAGTAGGTGTTGTACTATTTTTAGTAGCAGCAAGTATGGCAAATGGAACAAAAGGAAAAAAGATTACACATATGATTTTGCGTCTGTTCTATGTATTGATCATCATCACAGGAGCTGCGTTATTCTTTAAGCATATGAGTATTGATTCCATGCTATATGGCATCAAATTTGTACTGGGTATTTTGACAATCGGATTTATGGAAATGGTTCTCGTTCGCGGAAGTAAAGGGAAGAACACGGGTCTTATGTGGATTCTCTTCGTCGTCGCGCTACTTGCAACGATGTTCGTAGGTTTCAAATTACCAATGGGCTTCAACTTTTTCGCATAA
- a CDS encoding resistance to Congo red protein produces the protein MATQTGWIFLIVILLLMALFAVSVIVSARRQRDPDFFTEDDNS, from the coding sequence ATGGCAACACAAACAGGCTGGATATTTTTGATAGTGATCCTGTTACTGATGGCGTTGTTTGCCGTCTCCGTTATCGTCAGTGCGCGAAGGCAGCGGGATCCGGACTTCTTTACTGAAGACGATAACTCATAA
- the addA gene encoding helicase-exonuclease AddAB subunit AddA gives MRIPDKPPHETFTDEQWKAIHASGKDILVSAAAGSGKTKVLITRMIEKVLNTEHPLDVDQLLVVTFTNAAAAEMRHRMASALEEAIAENPSSVHLRRQLNLLNKAQISSLHSFCLQVVRQYSYVLDIDPGFRIADTTEAAILRDDTVATVLEEAYSQPDPEAMYRLSDSFTADRNDQAIETLIDKLYDYSRVHPNPSHWLELIPKQYEIGDEATIDDLSFIDSLKVSIQHTLEEAKTVTRDLQRVAEMNDGPLPLLETAKADEAWIDGALEYMLHGKWEDAFAYFQTLKWVKAGTIRKDSCDEDLAARGKSMRDQVKKIVTALKDTYFTRTPARLLEEIRLMAPLMHTLVGLVEDFTARYQALKEERGLVDFSDLEHYALQILSEEVDGVLVPSDIANDYRNRFAEVLVDEYQDTNFLQEAILQLVKQGGETDGNLFMVGDVKQSIYRFRLAEPGLFLGKYDRFTTDVDDQGLKIDLNANFRSRKEVLDATNFIFKQIMGTRVGEIEYDEAAALKYGAQYPEKDVSAGLTILYENEEDELSEEQEAQQELKKSQAEARFIAQKIKTWKDEKAQVADAFNGKQRPLEYSDIVILMRSMTWSSEIADELKAAGIPVYVSLSSGYFDAIEVMIMLNTLRVVDNPYQDIPLVSVLRAPFVGMTENELAQIRLVNRNVTFYEALQTFMQTGGAGVNPATQEKLQRFFLLLEDWRNRARHGSLSELIWQVYQDTHYYEMVGILPNGKQRQANLRALHDRAMAYEKTSFRGLFRFLRFIDRMRKRGDDLGEARFMSEKENVVRIMTIHSSKGLEFPYVFLAGMGRPFNKMDFNQSYLFDQHFGLAVKAIDPEKRIMFTSLPFLAIKEKKELEMRAEEMRVLYVAMTRAKEHLELIASVKDIEKTMNKWQEAQLLDEDAPLPEYKRSRATGYLDWIGPAVARHIDFGKFGKTAGGELMDDASSWEVNAYPFSAFHSTDEMEIEDWIPIDQEAAVADPKLVTEVRNRFDAQYPYEFAVGLSSKQSVSELKRIALLELERGDADPFEELEPDVTKRISNLHARPSFLQKRSLTKAEIGTAMHTVMQHLQLKAELDQASAKEFVEQLAKRELLTKEEAAAIDVQAIIAFFHTTLGQRMAQADQVLREMPFTYALPAIEGEYQLLQGIADCLFHEDGEWVLVDYKTDDVSKFHSDQAIAKEMQVRYGTQLSLYKKVLESILSIEIKEMVLYLFSGAKIISLQEEFV, from the coding sequence ATGCGAATTCCAGATAAGCCGCCACACGAGACGTTTACCGACGAGCAGTGGAAAGCAATTCACGCGTCCGGTAAAGACATCCTCGTATCGGCTGCGGCAGGTTCAGGAAAGACGAAAGTTCTCATTACACGGATGATTGAAAAAGTATTAAATACAGAACACCCGTTAGATGTCGACCAGTTATTAGTTGTGACGTTTACGAATGCGGCTGCCGCTGAAATGCGTCATCGAATGGCTAGTGCGCTTGAAGAGGCGATTGCTGAAAATCCTTCTTCTGTCCATTTGCGCAGACAGTTGAATCTGCTCAATAAAGCACAAATCTCTTCCTTGCATTCATTCTGTCTGCAAGTCGTTCGCCAGTATTCGTATGTACTGGATATAGATCCAGGATTCCGTATTGCGGATACAACGGAAGCAGCCATTTTACGCGATGACACAGTAGCAACGGTTTTGGAGGAGGCGTATAGTCAGCCCGATCCGGAAGCGATGTATCGCCTAAGTGATAGCTTTACAGCCGACCGTAATGATCAGGCAATCGAGACATTGATTGATAAACTGTATGACTATTCACGTGTCCATCCGAATCCATCACACTGGTTGGAGTTGATCCCAAAGCAGTATGAAATTGGTGACGAGGCGACGATTGACGACTTGTCGTTCATTGATTCGCTGAAAGTATCGATCCAACATACGCTTGAAGAAGCAAAAACGGTGACGCGCGATTTACAGCGAGTAGCGGAAATGAATGATGGACCGTTGCCGTTACTAGAAACCGCAAAAGCCGACGAAGCATGGATTGACGGCGCGCTCGAATATATGCTTCACGGCAAGTGGGAAGACGCGTTTGCCTACTTCCAGACGTTGAAGTGGGTGAAGGCGGGCACGATTCGTAAAGATTCGTGTGACGAAGACTTAGCCGCACGAGGTAAGTCGATGCGCGATCAAGTGAAGAAAATCGTTACCGCGTTAAAAGACACGTACTTTACTCGGACACCTGCCAGATTATTGGAGGAAATTCGTTTGATGGCGCCGCTCATGCACACGCTTGTCGGATTGGTAGAGGATTTCACGGCACGTTATCAAGCGTTGAAAGAAGAGCGCGGCTTAGTGGATTTCTCGGATCTTGAGCACTATGCGTTACAGATTTTATCTGAAGAAGTAGATGGGGTACTCGTTCCTTCCGATATTGCGAACGATTACCGCAATCGATTTGCGGAAGTATTAGTGGATGAATATCAAGATACGAACTTCTTGCAAGAGGCTATTTTACAATTAGTCAAGCAAGGTGGAGAAACGGACGGCAATTTATTCATGGTAGGGGACGTTAAACAGTCGATCTATCGTTTCCGTTTAGCTGAACCGGGATTATTTTTAGGGAAGTATGATCGTTTTACAACAGACGTAGACGATCAAGGCTTGAAAATCGATTTGAATGCCAACTTCCGGAGCCGTAAAGAAGTACTGGACGCAACGAACTTTATTTTCAAGCAGATTATGGGGACGCGTGTCGGGGAAATTGAGTATGACGAAGCGGCTGCGTTGAAGTACGGTGCACAGTATCCTGAAAAAGACGTGTCAGCTGGACTGACGATTTTGTATGAGAATGAAGAAGATGAATTGTCTGAGGAGCAAGAAGCCCAGCAAGAGTTGAAGAAATCTCAGGCAGAAGCGCGTTTCATTGCGCAGAAAATCAAGACATGGAAAGACGAGAAAGCACAAGTGGCAGATGCATTCAACGGTAAGCAACGTCCACTCGAATACAGTGATATCGTCATCCTTATGCGCTCGATGACTTGGTCGAGCGAAATTGCGGATGAATTAAAAGCCGCTGGGATACCTGTCTATGTATCATTGTCTTCAGGCTATTTTGATGCGATTGAAGTCATGATCATGCTCAATACATTGCGTGTCGTGGACAATCCATATCAGGATATTCCACTCGTCTCAGTGTTGCGTGCTCCTTTTGTCGGCATGACGGAAAATGAGCTGGCACAAATTCGTCTTGTTAATCGCAATGTGACGTTTTATGAAGCGCTACAAACCTTTATGCAAACAGGTGGTGCCGGAGTCAATCCAGCGACACAGGAAAAACTTCAACGCTTTTTCTTGTTGCTGGAAGACTGGCGGAATAGGGCGCGTCATGGTTCGTTGTCAGAATTGATTTGGCAAGTCTACCAAGATACGCATTATTACGAAATGGTCGGAATTTTACCGAACGGAAAACAGCGCCAAGCCAATCTACGTGCTCTCCATGATCGGGCGATGGCTTATGAAAAAACATCATTCCGTGGACTGTTCCGTTTCCTTCGATTTATCGATCGCATGCGTAAACGTGGCGATGATCTTGGGGAAGCGCGGTTCATGAGCGAAAAGGAAAACGTCGTGCGTATCATGACGATCCATTCATCAAAAGGCTTGGAGTTCCCGTATGTATTTTTAGCGGGGATGGGGCGTCCGTTCAATAAAATGGACTTTAATCAATCGTATTTATTCGATCAGCATTTCGGGCTCGCTGTTAAAGCGATTGATCCCGAGAAACGTATTATGTTCACGTCACTACCGTTTCTAGCGATCAAAGAGAAGAAGGAGCTAGAGATGCGGGCAGAGGAAATGCGGGTGCTCTACGTGGCTATGACGCGTGCTAAGGAGCATTTGGAGCTGATTGCCTCGGTTAAAGACATTGAAAAGACGATGAACAAGTGGCAAGAAGCACAGCTACTGGATGAAGATGCGCCTCTACCGGAATACAAACGTTCACGGGCGACGGGTTATCTAGATTGGATTGGACCGGCTGTCGCGCGTCATATAGACTTTGGAAAATTCGGTAAGACAGCTGGCGGTGAATTAATGGACGACGCGTCTTCGTGGGAAGTCAATGCGTATCCATTTTCTGCTTTCCATAGTACCGATGAGATGGAGATTGAAGATTGGATTCCTATTGACCAAGAGGCGGCAGTGGCGGATCCGAAGTTAGTTACAGAAGTGCGCAATCGTTTTGATGCACAGTATCCGTATGAATTTGCGGTCGGTTTGTCTTCCAAGCAATCGGTCAGTGAGTTAAAGCGGATTGCATTGCTTGAACTAGAGCGGGGAGATGCGGATCCGTTTGAAGAGTTGGAGCCAGACGTCACGAAACGAATTTCCAATCTTCATGCACGTCCATCATTTTTGCAGAAACGTTCCTTAACAAAAGCAGAAATTGGTACGGCGATGCATACTGTCATGCAGCATCTTCAGTTGAAAGCAGAACTGGATCAAGCCAGTGCCAAGGAATTCGTCGAACAGCTTGCGAAGCGTGAGTTGCTGACAAAAGAAGAGGCGGCTGCGATTGACGTTCAGGCGATTATCGCATTTTTCCATACGACACTTGGCCAACGAATGGCTCAAGCCGATCAAGTGTTGCGTGAAATGCCATTTACCTATGCGTTGCCCGCTATAGAAGGCGAGTATCAGTTACTGCAAGGTATCGCGGATTGTCTGTTCCATGAAGACGGCGAGTGGGTGCTCGTTGATTATAAAACGGATGATGTCAGTAAGTTTCATTCGGATCAAGCGATTGCGAAAGAAATGCAAGTCCGTTATGGCACTCAGTTGAGTTTGTATAAAAAAGTATTGGAATCCATTCTCTCGATTGAAATTAAAGAAATGGTGCTCTACTTATTTAGCGGAGCAAAAATCATTAGCTTACAGGAGGAATTTGTTTGA
- a CDS encoding fumarylacetoacetate hydrolase family protein, with amino-acid sequence MKLLSFRYEGQTLFGPKVKREEAVWDLIAMAEALEQTDFPKTMIEGVSHGMDFVEEVRKLVEKTEAEGNVEQFKHAFTDIEWLSPIPRTPKNVLCVGKNYLDHAEELGSKAPEKLMIFTKSPTSIAGDEQTLPIHSEVTDSLDYEGELAVVISKTGKNIPKQLAYDYVFGYTIGNDITARNIQSEHKQFFLGKSLDGSCPMGPYVVTKDEIPNPQNLSIVTKVNDGVRQNGNTSNMIFKIDDLIAEISKYVTLEPGDVILTGTPAGVGKGMTPPTYLKKGDTVKVSIEGIGTLVNRFE; translated from the coding sequence ATGAAATTATTGTCATTCCGTTACGAAGGACAGACTTTATTCGGACCAAAAGTTAAACGTGAGGAAGCTGTGTGGGATCTAATCGCAATGGCTGAGGCATTGGAACAAACTGATTTCCCTAAAACGATGATCGAAGGCGTTTCCCACGGCATGGATTTCGTGGAGGAAGTTCGTAAATTGGTAGAGAAAACTGAAGCTGAAGGAAACGTAGAGCAGTTCAAGCATGCGTTCACTGACATCGAATGGTTATCTCCAATTCCACGCACACCGAAAAATGTGTTATGCGTAGGGAAGAACTATCTTGATCATGCAGAGGAACTTGGATCGAAAGCACCTGAGAAATTGATGATATTCACAAAATCCCCTACTTCAATTGCGGGAGACGAGCAAACGTTACCGATCCACAGTGAAGTGACTGATTCATTAGATTACGAAGGTGAACTGGCGGTTGTGATCAGTAAGACGGGCAAAAACATTCCAAAACAACTGGCATATGATTACGTGTTCGGCTATACAATCGGTAATGATATTACAGCACGCAATATCCAATCGGAACACAAGCAGTTCTTCTTAGGAAAAAGTTTAGATGGTTCTTGTCCGATGGGTCCTTATGTGGTGACGAAAGACGAAATTCCAAACCCACAAAATCTATCCATTGTAACGAAAGTGAATGATGGTGTGCGCCAAAACGGTAATACATCTAATATGATCTTTAAAATTGACGACTTGATTGCTGAAATCTCCAAGTACGTCACGTTGGAGCCAGGCGATGTAATCTTGACAGGCACGCCAGCTGGTGTTGGTAAAGGTATGACACCTCCAACGTACTTGAAAAAAGGCGATACAGTTAAAGTATCGATCGAAGGGATCGGTACACTAGTTAACCGTTTCGAATAA
- a CDS encoding DUF418 domain-containing protein, with protein sequence MKLTPTSLTERVEALDFLRGIALLGILIANMIHFHSPYAYMDPYSWYTIPHEQSMFHFIDVFIEASFYPLFAMLFGYGLNMQYEKSLKNDTLFAPFMARRMGVLLVIGVLHAVLIWSGDILFTYALMGFIMIAVIRIPKKWLLALSLVIYFVPTLLLYSILALTRSATSSNMLDGFEDVQQIERAIAAYANGTFGDIFAFRLNEFFTFQIIGSITAVFIILPLIMFGAALSKFKVVERMYALKGKLLVAMLVFIPIGVVLKNIPSWDGPKFENILLVQSIFGGPILTLGYGAMFLLLFQIPFLKSITQPFAKVGRMAFTTYIMQSVIATLIFYSYGAGLYGKVDIVTGTWLAIGIFVVQLIIAQVWLAKFRMGPLEAIWRKLSYGKNFAVKEEKK encoded by the coding sequence TTGAAGTTGACACCTACATCCCTTACGGAGCGAGTGGAAGCACTCGATTTCTTAAGGGGTATTGCGTTACTTGGAATTTTGATAGCGAATATGATTCATTTTCATTCGCCATATGCGTATATGGATCCGTATTCCTGGTACACCATTCCGCATGAGCAATCGATGTTCCATTTTATTGATGTATTTATTGAAGCCAGTTTCTACCCACTATTCGCCATGCTGTTTGGCTATGGCTTGAATATGCAGTATGAAAAGTCATTGAAAAATGACACGTTGTTTGCGCCGTTCATGGCACGACGTATGGGAGTTCTACTAGTTATCGGTGTGTTGCATGCGGTACTCATTTGGTCTGGCGATATTTTGTTTACGTATGCGCTCATGGGATTCATCATGATTGCGGTGATCCGGATTCCAAAGAAGTGGTTACTGGCGCTGTCGTTAGTTATTTATTTTGTGCCGACATTATTGTTGTACAGTATTTTGGCGCTTACTCGTAGTGCGACTTCATCGAATATGTTGGATGGATTTGAAGATGTTCAGCAAATTGAACGAGCGATTGCCGCCTATGCAAACGGCACGTTCGGCGATATTTTCGCTTTTCGTTTGAATGAATTCTTCACTTTTCAAATCATTGGCTCGATTACAGCGGTCTTTATCATTTTGCCGTTGATCATGTTCGGAGCAGCATTATCGAAATTCAAAGTCGTCGAGCGTATGTATGCGCTGAAAGGGAAGTTGCTGGTAGCCATGCTAGTATTTATTCCGATTGGCGTTGTTTTGAAAAACATTCCGAGTTGGGATGGGCCAAAGTTTGAAAATATTTTACTCGTTCAATCGATATTCGGTGGACCCATTCTGACACTTGGATACGGAGCGATGTTCTTATTACTGTTCCAAATCCCATTTTTAAAGAGTATTACGCAACCTTTTGCAAAAGTTGGCAGGATGGCATTCACGACGTATATTATGCAGTCGGTTATCGCAACGTTGATATTTTATTCATATGGAGCAGGTCTGTATGGTAAAGTAGATATAGTGACCGGCACGTGGTTGGCAATCGGAATTTTCGTAGTCCAGCTCATTATTGCGCAGGTTTGGTTAGCGAAATTCCGGATGGGACCACTCGAAGCCATTTGGCGGAAGTTGTCGTATGGAAAGAATTTCGCCGTTAAAGAGGAAAAAAAGTAG
- a CDS encoding TVP38/TMEM64 family protein has protein sequence MNEWLSIDKVEELAAQYEALGFLMGLIPPFVEAFLPFLPLVVFVIANAIAFGFWLGFVLSWVGTVAGSYAVFLLVRRFGENRFFSFLTRPVKVQQLIQWVERNGFGPLFVLICFPFTPSALVNLVAGLSNMNKKNYLFVLMLGKLVMIMMISFIGYDVRALVTQPVRTLLMFVVIFLLWLVGKWFERRLTRKVEDDFKSFSSVHGGGKKE, from the coding sequence ATGAATGAATGGCTATCGATAGATAAAGTGGAGGAATTGGCGGCGCAGTACGAGGCGCTAGGTTTTTTAATGGGATTAATTCCACCGTTCGTGGAGGCCTTCTTGCCATTTTTGCCGCTCGTCGTATTTGTTATCGCCAATGCGATCGCCTTTGGATTTTGGCTAGGCTTTGTGCTTTCTTGGGTAGGTACCGTGGCAGGATCGTATGCGGTGTTCTTGCTTGTACGTAGGTTCGGTGAAAATCGGTTTTTCTCGTTTCTCACGCGTCCTGTGAAGGTGCAGCAGTTGATTCAGTGGGTGGAGCGTAATGGCTTCGGTCCGTTATTTGTATTGATATGTTTCCCGTTTACACCATCTGCTTTGGTGAATTTGGTGGCGGGCTTGTCGAATATGAATAAGAAGAATTATTTGTTTGTATTGATGCTTGGTAAGCTGGTGATGATTATGATGATTTCGTTTATTGGGTATGATGTGCGGGCGTTGGTTACGCAGCCGGTCCGGACGTTGTTGATGTTTGTGGTGATTTTCTTGTTGTGGTTGGTGGGTAAGTGGTTTGAGCGTAGGTTGACGCGCAAGGTGGAGGATGATTTTAAGAGTTTTTCTAGTGTGCATGGTGGCGGCAAAAAAGAATAA